In Aggregatibacter sp. 2125159857, one DNA window encodes the following:
- a CDS encoding YifB family Mg chelatase-like AAA ATPase: protein MSLAIVYSRASMGVQAPLVTIEVHLSNGKPSFTLVGLPEKTVKEAQDRVRSALLNAEFKYPAKRITVNLAPADLPKEGGRFDLPIAIGMIAAFGYIDPEKLKQFEFIGELALTGQLRAVHGVIPAILAAKQAKRKCIIAQGNANEASLVSEQETYYANSLLDVVQFLNEQGELPLAGDIKTQSAVDFFPENPKDLTDIIGQQHAKRALMIAAAGQHNLLFLGPPGTGKTMLASRLTGLLPEMTDQEAIETAAVASLVQNELNFHNWKQRPFRAPHHSASTPALVGGGSIPKPGEISLAHNGVLFLDELPEFERKVLDALRQPLESGEIIISRANAKIQFPARFQLIAAMNPSPTGHYQGTHNRTSPQQIMRYLNRLSGPFLDRFDLSIEVPLLPQGSLQNSGDRGESSAIVREKVLAARAIQLQRAGKINAHLTSKEIERDCKLEEKDALFLENALTKLGLSVRAYHRILKVSRTIADLEGEKHIHQRHLAEALGYRAMDRLLQKLSKASV from the coding sequence ATGTCTTTAGCCATCGTTTACAGCCGCGCCTCCATGGGCGTTCAAGCGCCACTGGTTACCATTGAGGTGCATTTGAGCAACGGTAAGCCAAGTTTTACGCTGGTTGGGTTACCGGAAAAAACGGTGAAAGAAGCCCAAGATCGTGTCCGCAGTGCGTTGCTCAATGCTGAATTCAAATATCCTGCCAAGCGCATTACCGTCAACCTCGCCCCGGCAGACTTACCCAAAGAAGGCGGACGTTTTGATTTGCCTATTGCGATTGGTATGATTGCCGCCTTTGGTTATATCGATCCGGAAAAATTAAAACAGTTTGAATTTATCGGCGAACTTGCCCTGACTGGTCAACTGCGTGCCGTGCATGGCGTCATCCCTGCGATTCTGGCGGCGAAACAAGCCAAGCGAAAATGCATTATTGCACAAGGCAATGCCAACGAAGCGTCACTGGTTTCTGAGCAAGAAACCTATTACGCCAATTCCTTATTAGATGTGGTGCAATTTCTTAATGAACAAGGGGAGCTACCTCTTGCCGGCGACATCAAAACTCAAAGTGCGGTGGATTTTTTCCCTGAAAATCCCAAAGATCTGACAGACATCATCGGACAACAACATGCTAAGCGCGCTTTAATGATTGCCGCAGCAGGACAGCACAATCTGTTATTTTTAGGTCCGCCCGGTACAGGAAAGACCATGCTTGCCAGTCGCTTAACGGGATTACTGCCGGAAATGACCGATCAAGAAGCCATTGAAACTGCCGCGGTTGCAAGCCTTGTACAAAATGAACTGAATTTTCACAACTGGAAACAGCGTCCTTTTCGTGCGCCTCATCACAGCGCTTCCACACCGGCATTGGTAGGTGGCGGTTCGATTCCAAAACCCGGGGAAATTTCCCTCGCACACAATGGCGTGTTGTTTTTAGATGAACTGCCAGAATTTGAACGCAAGGTGTTAGACGCCCTACGCCAGCCGTTAGAAAGTGGTGAAATCATCATTTCTCGCGCCAATGCCAAGATTCAATTTCCGGCAAGATTTCAGCTGATTGCCGCCATGAATCCCAGCCCGACAGGGCATTATCAAGGTACCCATAACCGCACATCGCCACAACAAATCATGCGCTATTTAAATCGCCTATCAGGCCCATTTTTAGATCGTTTCGATTTATCTATTGAGGTGCCATTGCTGCCGCAAGGGAGTCTGCAAAATAGTGGTGATCGTGGCGAATCCAGTGCCATAGTGAGAGAGAAAGTCTTAGCCGCCCGTGCCATTCAACTGCAACGTGCCGGCAAAATTAACGCCCATTTAACCAGCAAAGAAATTGAACGGGATTGCAAATTGGAAGAGAAAGACGCGTTATTTTTAGAAAATGCGTTGACCAAACTCGGGCTGTCTGTGCGGGCATACCACCGCATACTGAAAGTTTCCCGCACCATTGCGGATTTAGAAGGGGAAAAGCACATTCACCAGCGACACTTAGCAGAAGCTCTTGGCTATCGTGCGATGGATAGGCTGTTACAAAAGCTTTCTAAAGCATCTGTGTAA
- a CDS encoding divergent polysaccharide deacetylase family protein translates to MTLAVRKTLLLVTALLAASFAYSAKLAIVIDDLGYHVKEDEQILAMPKAVSVAIIPAAPYAKQRNQQASQQGRDILIHMPMETVSKMKIEDGGLHLGMSQGEVSHRVQTAHNIVSNAIGMNNHMGSAATADGPLMTKLMTELRERHLSFLDSRTIGRSVAGKIAKEQGVRTLDRHIFLDDSDAFADVQQQFQAAVQYAQKHGIAIAIGHPRKNTIAVLQAGIANLPADVQLVSMGSLWRNEKVAPPKPFILLFSEMPAPTSTPPYTAVPLLRGMP, encoded by the coding sequence ATGACCTTAGCAGTCAGAAAAACGTTGTTGTTGGTGACCGCACTTTTGGCAGCGTCCTTTGCCTATTCTGCTAAGCTTGCCATAGTGATTGACGATTTAGGTTATCATGTAAAAGAAGACGAACAAATTTTGGCGATGCCGAAAGCGGTGTCGGTGGCGATTATTCCGGCAGCGCCTTATGCCAAACAACGTAATCAACAAGCGTCCCAACAAGGGCGTGATATTCTCATTCATATGCCCATGGAAACGGTGTCTAAAATGAAAATTGAAGACGGCGGATTGCATTTGGGAATGTCGCAAGGGGAGGTGAGCCATCGGGTGCAAACAGCTCACAATATTGTTTCCAACGCCATTGGGATGAACAATCACATGGGCAGTGCGGCCACGGCAGATGGGCCTTTAATGACCAAATTAATGACCGAACTTCGTGAGCGTCATTTGTCTTTCCTTGATAGCCGTACCATCGGCCGCAGTGTGGCAGGTAAAATTGCGAAAGAACAAGGTGTACGGACGTTAGATCGGCACATCTTTTTAGACGACAGTGATGCGTTTGCTGATGTGCAACAACAATTTCAAGCCGCCGTACAATATGCGCAGAAACACGGCATCGCCATTGCCATCGGGCATCCGCGAAAAAATACCATTGCCGTCTTGCAAGCGGGCATCGCCAATTTGCCGGCGGACGTTCAGCTTGTTTCTATGGGCAGTTTGTGGCGAAATGAAAAAGTCGCCCCGCCAAAACCTTTTATACTTCTCTTTAGCGAAATGCCTGCCCCGACCTCCACTCCACCTTATACCGCAGTGCCATTGTTACGTGGCATGCCTTAG
- the yihA gene encoding ribosome biogenesis GTP-binding protein YihA/YsxC: protein MSEIKLNYHKTHFLTSSPNLKSLPEDSGVEIAFAGRSNAGKSTALNALTNQKNLARTSKTPGRTQLINLFEVEPQCKLVDLPGYGYAAVPEQMKLQWQQALGEYLQKRECLAGIVILMDIRHPLKDLDQQMIEWAVASEKPVLLLLTKADKLSQSERSKQVKMVREAILPFQGDIQVEAFSALKRTGIDRLATKLDTWFAPVFA, encoded by the coding sequence ATGTCAGAGATTAAACTGAATTATCACAAAACTCATTTTTTAACCAGTTCACCGAACCTCAAAAGTCTGCCGGAAGACAGTGGCGTTGAAATCGCTTTTGCCGGCCGCTCTAATGCAGGCAAATCAACGGCACTGAATGCCTTAACGAATCAGAAAAACCTTGCTCGTACGTCAAAAACCCCGGGGCGTACCCAGCTCATCAATTTGTTTGAGGTGGAGCCACAATGCAAGTTAGTGGATTTGCCGGGCTATGGCTATGCTGCCGTGCCGGAACAAATGAAATTGCAATGGCAACAAGCCCTTGGTGAATATTTGCAAAAACGCGAATGCCTTGCCGGAATTGTGATTTTGATGGATATTCGCCATCCGCTCAAAGATTTGGACCAGCAAATGATTGAATGGGCGGTGGCCTCTGAAAAACCGGTGTTATTACTGCTTACAAAAGCGGATAAACTGAGCCAAAGCGAACGCAGCAAACAAGTCAAAATGGTGCGTGAAGCGATTTTACCGTTCCAAGGTGACATTCAAGTGGAGGCGTTTTCAGCCTTGAAACGCACCGGGATTGATCGCTTGGCCACTAAATTAGATACGTGGTTTGCGCCGGTTTTTGCCTAA
- the envC gene encoding murein hydrolase activator EnvC, giving the protein MPLAFAAQGDNLSKIHQQIQQQKQKIEQQKREQQKLQSTLKTQENQINSVIGQLRQTESDLKEIRKTISDTDRQIKQLQKQEKEQKAKLAKQLDSAYRSGANPSVAERMLSDKGQNAERMKAYYAHLNQVRMALIEDLKQTQEQLAKQKAAIAEQHKEQQTQLADQKKQQQELQKVQKERQSTLNQLNQNLTRDENKLEALKANENALRQEIQRAEQAARQQEQREREALAQKKQAEETKHRKPYQPTAQERQLLNSTAGLGTPKKQYGFPVAGKVVNSFGSAQMGELRWKGIVIAAGAGTPVKAIADGRVILANWLQGYGLMVIVKHGESDLSLYGYNQSVAVKEGQLVKAGQKIGEVGNSGGQSKNGLYFEIRRKGVAVNPLGWLR; this is encoded by the coding sequence ATGCCTTTGGCTTTTGCTGCGCAAGGGGATAATTTGTCAAAAATTCATCAGCAAATTCAACAACAAAAACAGAAAATTGAGCAGCAAAAGCGGGAACAGCAGAAACTACAGAGCACATTAAAAACTCAAGAAAATCAGATTAATTCGGTGATCGGGCAATTACGTCAAACGGAATCGGATTTAAAAGAAATTCGCAAAACGATCAGCGATACTGATAGACAAATCAAACAGTTACAAAAACAAGAAAAAGAGCAAAAAGCAAAATTGGCGAAGCAGTTGGATTCCGCTTATCGTTCCGGTGCTAACCCTTCGGTGGCGGAGCGGATGCTGTCTGATAAAGGGCAAAATGCGGAACGCATGAAAGCCTATTATGCCCATTTGAATCAAGTGCGAATGGCATTAATTGAGGATTTAAAGCAGACGCAGGAACAACTGGCGAAACAAAAAGCTGCCATTGCAGAACAACATAAAGAACAACAAACACAGCTTGCCGATCAGAAAAAGCAACAACAAGAATTGCAAAAAGTGCAGAAGGAACGGCAAAGCACATTGAACCAACTGAATCAAAATTTAACGCGTGATGAAAATAAATTAGAAGCGCTGAAAGCGAACGAAAATGCGTTGCGCCAAGAAATCCAACGGGCGGAACAGGCGGCGCGCCAGCAAGAACAACGTGAGCGTGAGGCGTTAGCACAGAAAAAACAGGCGGAAGAAACCAAACATCGCAAGCCTTATCAACCAACAGCGCAAGAGCGCCAACTGCTGAACAGCACTGCCGGATTAGGCACTCCGAAAAAACAATATGGTTTTCCGGTGGCGGGCAAAGTCGTGAACAGTTTTGGGTCTGCGCAAATGGGCGAATTACGCTGGAAAGGTATCGTGATTGCGGCAGGTGCCGGTACGCCGGTGAAAGCCATTGCCGACGGGCGGGTGATTCTGGCTAATTGGCTGCAAGGTTACGGCTTAATGGTGATCGTGAAACACGGTGAGAGCGATTTGAGTTTGTATGGCTATAACCAATCGGTCGCGGTGAAAGAAGGGCAGCTCGTGAAAGCCGGCCAAAAAATCGGTGAAGTGGGCAATAGCGGTGGTCAATCGAAAAACGGATTGTATTTTGAGATTCGTCGCAAAGGCGTGGCAGTGAATCCGTTAGGTTGGTTGCGATGA